Genomic DNA from Marinobacter sp. LV10MA510-1:
GTTCGGATATTGATGATGGCGGCGTCCGCTTTCTCACCACGGAGATCTGCCAGCAACATCGGCGGGTTGCCATACCAAGCGGTATCCGGCTCACCGGGGCGTGACCGCACCGCCTTATAACCCCAGCCAGTGACATCGTGAACTTCGTAGGTGGATGCCCCGCGCACCTTGGTCGCAATCCAGGTATGGACCGCAAAATTGCCGCGCCAATTATAAGCACGGGCACCATAAACCTGCACAATGGCTTCTTCCGTCTGGCTGGGTAGTGGCGCAATGCCTGCGCTGGAGCGATCGGCGTCACGCCAGCTCTGGCCAGACTGACTACTGCAGGCCGTAATCAGTGCGGGGCCGGCCAGCAGAACCAACAAAAATACGGTGGTTCTGACGAGCCATCGAAGGGGTTTAATCATTCCAGGGTTACCTCGGACTGCATGCATTGGTTGGTGATTACAACTCAGCTAATATACGTCCCATATAATCTCAAGTATCAATGCGAAGCATTACCGGCAGCTATTGTTAGGGCTTCCGGTGGCTCAAACAGGAACCAGCTCCCAGACCGTATTTGTTTATGGCTATCCCTGTTCCCGGTAAGGTAGTGCCGCTTGAACAAGGTGCCGGGGTCCGGGTCTTGCGTTTTACCCCTGCCTTTCCATTTCGTTGCAATCGTCTCAGTCTGTCCCGTGAAAATCGGCGTGAAATGATTTTCGCATCTGACGATAACCGCCGCGCCTTTTGTCAGTTTTCGACGAAGTGTGAAACCTTCAACCGGGAATGCCACGCCCACTGCCTGATGGGCAATCACTACCATCTTTTGATTGAAACTATTTCTTTGGACTGCATTATTCTCGCGTAAGCCGGATTATTCGAGAGGCAAATCGCAAGACCTGACCCCGAGGAGTTTAACGGCTCCCTGTCTGTTTGCTTAGTACTGTCAAAACCGGCCTGGTTTGGGGTTTTTTGGTCGCGTTCTTATGTAAAATCTGAGCGTACTTTCAACAATAAGTGCTCCAGATTTTAAGAACAGGCACTATTTTAGATCATTTATTGATCAATTTCGCACCACGGCTTGTCCTTGACCTTTTTTTACAGCTTCAACGTGAAACTAAGCGGCAGCCCGTCAGGCCGGGAACGAACTTGAGTGACTGGTTAGGGGGAATGCGCCGAGTTTACCCCCTAACAGAAATCCGCCATGGTGGCTTTGCGTTGACTTCTGAGTCCCGTTGCAAATGGGGTGATAACTGCTTACTTTCATCCTTTTCAGCGAAAAATTCGATTATTGCACTTTCGACAGCTCTAATGGGATCGCCAGAATTTGTGTATTTGGCTGCTACGGAAATATCTACGTTACCCAACTTAGGGAGAGTGCCAATGTTATCCAAGATGGATACGCCTTCCCCTAAAGCAATGTGTGGGATGGCCGATATGGCAAAGCTATGCTCCACTGCTGAGAGTACGCCTGCCAGAGACGATGCTGAGAAAGCTACTTCATACTCCAATCCGAAATTGTCCAACGCGCTCGTTATTAATGAACGATCAGAGCATCCCGTGGTGAAACACGCTATTTTTAATTGCTCTGCTTCCCAGCAAAAATGCTCGTTTGGTGCAATCCACACCATAGGAGAGGACAACAATAGTCTACTGGAGATAGTCCCAGGGCAGTTCTGGGTCAACGCAATATCAATTTCCCCAGCAGAATAAGAGCGCCATATTTGCTCGCTATATCCTGATATGACTTCTATCGATAGGCTTGGAAGTGATTTTCGGCAGGAACGGAGCAAGTGCGGCACAAAGCTAGCTAAAAAAGCGTCGCTGGTGCCTATTATGACCTTTTGCTCTGTAGCCAACCCAGACAATTCGCTTATGGCAATCTCGTTTATTTCCACAATCTGGCAAGCTCTTTTCAGAAAAAGCTTGCCAGCGCGTGTCAGACTCACGCCTTTGCTGTGCCTCTGAAAAAGTGAGGTCCCTACCTGTTGTTCAAGCTTCTTAATTTGCCAACTGATAGCTGACTGGACGCGGTGCCGGCGCAAAGCCGCCTTCGAAAAGCTACTTAATTCGGATACCGTGATGAAGCTGCGCAAACAATCGATATCGAGGTCCATCTACTTTCTCCCATGTCACGAGGCGCGATCCCATCGAGCTACTTGATGGGCCCCTATCAAATTCTTTCGCTTCTATCGTAATTCAATGATTGCTAAGTTGAAACCTCGGTTCTAATTTGGAGAAAGCAAATGTCCTCTTACATCGTTGGGAAGCTTGACCT
This window encodes:
- a CDS encoding DUF3750 domain-containing protein; the encoded protein is MIKPLRWLVRTTVFLLVLLAGPALITACSSQSGQSWRDADRSSAGIAPLPSQTEEAIVQVYGARAYNWRGNFAVHTWIATKVRGASTYEVHDVTGWGYKAVRSRPGEPDTAWYGNPPMLLADLRGEKADAAIINIRTAIDAYPFANEYNAWPGPNSNTFVAWVIRQVPELNVALPNIAIGKDYLADGVFAKAPSGSGYQFSLNGYFGLMASIREGVELNILGLNIGIDPLALAVKLPGIGHIGLRDPWMDRSTWHKAPVMEQVSDAN
- a CDS encoding LysR family transcriptional regulator — encoded protein: MDLDIDCLRSFITVSELSSFSKAALRRHRVQSAISWQIKKLEQQVGTSLFQRHSKGVSLTRAGKLFLKRACQIVEINEIAISELSGLATEQKVIIGTSDAFLASFVPHLLRSCRKSLPSLSIEVISGYSEQIWRSYSAGEIDIALTQNCPGTISSRLLLSSPMVWIAPNEHFCWEAEQLKIACFTTGCSDRSLITSALDNFGLEYEVAFSASSLAGVLSAVEHSFAISAIPHIALGEGVSILDNIGTLPKLGNVDISVAAKYTNSGDPIRAVESAIIEFFAEKDESKQLSPHLQRDSEVNAKPPWRISVRG